In Mesorhizobium sp. J428, the genomic window CGCGATCAGCTCGCGGGATTGGACCTCAAGCCGCTGGACCGGCCGGTGATCGGCATCACCGGCATCGGCGCCAGCTTCGCGGCAGCCGTCGTCGGCGCGGGCGAACTGCAGACGAAGGGCCGCCGCGCCTTCGCCATCCGCGCCTGTGACATGGCCGAAGGATACGATCTCGTCGACGCGCTCGTCGGCCTGTCGCATCGCGGCCGCAGCGTCGAGACCGTGCTGGCGCACGAGAAGCTGCCTTCGGCGAAGCGACTCGCGATCACCAATGATCCGAAGAGCCCCCTCGCCGAGGCGTCGGACTTCCACGTGACGCTGAACAACGGCTCCGACGCCACGCCCTCCAGCACCGGCTACACGGCCACGCTGCTGGCGATGGGCATGGCGTTCCAGAAGATGCTCGGCGAGACGGACGATGTCTTTGCCGCCATCCCCGACCTGTCGCGGCACGTTCTCTCGGCTGCGGCCCACAAGATGAAGCGGCTGGGCGAGCTGTTCCTGCAACGCCGCGCCATCGACTGCGTCGGCGCCGGATCGTCTCTCGGCACCGCAGACGGTGCGTCGTTGCTGATCCGGGAGGCGTCGCGCATTCCGGCCTCCGCCTACGACACCCGCCACTATCTGCATGGACCGCTGGAATCGATGGATGCCACCACCGGTGTCGTCATCTTCGGCGACGGCCGCGAGATCGAGCTGGCGCATCAGGTCGAGAAGATTGGGTGCCCTGTCCTGCTGATCACGACCCATGCCGGCATCGCGGATGGTGAACTCCTCACGGTCGTGACCGTCCCGAAGCAGGCAAACCAGATCGCCCAGGGCATCCTGAACATCTTTGCCGCGCAATTGTTCGCGGCCGAGCTGTCCGACGCCGCCGGCCTCACCGACACCAAGTTCCGCTACCGCATGTCGGATACCAAGGTGCCGGTGGCCGCCTGACCTACAGGCCACGTCAGTCGAGAATCGAGATGACCGCCTCGATCTCGACCGTGATGTTGCCCGGGAGCGAGGCCATGCCAACCGCCGAACGGGCGTGATGGCCTCGCTCCCCGAAGACCTCGATGAAGAGGTCGGACCAGCTGTTCTGTTGTATCCGGCGGCCAAATTGATGCGATCGGCCAGGCAGGGCGCGATGGCTACTGTCTGACAAGGGATCGACGCCCTCCGTGACAGGCTGCTGCAGAGCAGCCGGGCGCTGTCTTCGCGATAGACCTGTCGAAGTCGGCTAGGCGTCGGGTTTGCCCGACTTGTACAGAAAGCCTTCGACCCGCTCCTCGCCGCCATAGGCCATGCGCTGCATGCGGTAGAGGTTCTTGACATATTCCAGCGCCTCCATCCGGCGCATGTCCATGCCGCGCATCGACGCTTCCATCTCGATCCGCAGCGCGATCAGCGGATGGCGGGCGATGCGTTCGGCATAATCCTCAGCCTTGGCGAGCACTTGATCGGCTGGAACGACGGCATTGACGAGATTGGCGCGCAGCGCCTGTTCGGCATCCAGCGGGTCGCCCGTCAGCAGCATCTCCATGGCGATGGTATGCGGGATGAAACGCGACAGCCGCGTCGAGCCGCCGGCGCCGCCCATGCCATAGTTGATCTCGGGGAAACCGAACTTCGCATCCGGTGAGCAGACGCGGATATCGGTCAGCTGGCTGAGATAGATCATGGCCTGGCCGAAGCAGTAGCCGCGCACGGCCGCGATGATCGGCTTGAACCGGTCGAGCGCCAGCACCTCGCGCGACCAGGTGAACGTGTCGGGCGTCTTGGTCTCCATGCGGAACTTCGGCCACATGTAATATTCAAGCTCGTCCCTCGGTGTGTCGAACTTGGCGTATTCGGTCTTGATGTCGTCGCCGGCCGAGAAGGCGCGGTCGCCTGCACCCTGCATGATGCCGACATGCACGTTGTCGTCGGCGAGGAACTCGATCATGTGACCGTAGAGTTCCTTGT contains:
- a CDS encoding SIS domain-containing protein, producing MSYRSTIARQPEALADTYSAARDQLAGLDLKPLDRPVIGITGIGASFAAAVVGAGELQTKGRRAFAIRACDMAEGYDLVDALVGLSHRGRSVETVLAHEKLPSAKRLAITNDPKSPLAEASDFHVTLNNGSDATPSSTGYTATLLAMGMAFQKMLGETDDVFAAIPDLSRHVLSAAAHKMKRLGELFLQRRAIDCVGAGSSLGTADGASLLIREASRIPASAYDTRHYLHGPLESMDATTGVVIFGDGREIELAHQVEKIGCPVLLITTHAGIADGELLTVVTVPKQANQIAQGILNIFAAQLFAAELSDAAGLTDTKFRYRMSDTKVPVAA
- a CDS encoding enoyl-CoA hydratase/isomerase family protein, encoding MPFEYERKGKVGYFTIRNGSVNPMTPAMHKELYGHMIEFLADDNVHVGIMQGAGDRAFSAGDDIKTEYAKFDTPRDELEYYMWPKFRMETKTPDTFTWSREVLALDRFKPIIAAVRGYCFGQAMIYLSQLTDIRVCSPDAKFGFPEINYGMGGAGGSTRLSRFIPHTIAMEMLLTGDPLDAEQALRANLVNAVVPADQVLAKAEDYAERIARHPLIALRIEMEASMRGMDMRRMEALEYVKNLYRMQRMAYGGEERVEGFLYKSGKPDA